TATAAAGCATCTATGTCATCAACAATAATATAGGAGCTTTGTGTGCACGGACTGCTCTCGTTTGCCGGTGGTTGTACAAGTGCTCCATATTCATCTTCAGCCGCTGAGCCGAGCATAATCATTCCATTTCCGAAAGTAAGTTGGGCATGTATGATTTTGCCTTCATCACCAGGTACTACAAGGTGTTTCTTGAAGCCAAAAACCTTACAGAGCCATTCGATAGCAGATGAAGCATCGTTGTATCGCATGGTGGGAATTATTGTTGCAAAGTTCATGTTTTCTGACATGTTTTCCCTTTTTTTTTACTTACAGAATTCTCAGTCTTGCCCACGAAAAGTAGACACATTATTTGTTAATTATGCACAAGCCTTCTCAAATTCCATTAGACTGATATAACCAATTGCTGAATGCCTGCGCTTCCTGCTATAAAATATTTCAATATACTCAAATGTTAAATAAAACCGATTTGAATAGAGGTATATTACCTATTAGTAAAATTTTATTCATCCCAACCACCTTCATGATAAAGTGTTTGGATTTCATCTTCTGTTAAGGCACGATTATAAA
The genomic region above belongs to Calditrichota bacterium and contains:
- a CDS encoding glyoxalase, whose amino-acid sequence is MSENMNFATIIPTMRYNDASSAIEWLCKVFGFKKHLVVPGDEGKIIHAQLTFGNGMIMLGSAAEDEYGALVQPPANESSPCTQSSYIIVDDIDALYEKTKSAGGKIEIQLKEEDYGGKVFSCRDPQGQLWNFGSYNPWLDDQ